The proteins below come from a single Blattabacterium cuenoti genomic window:
- the mreC gene encoding rod shape-determining protein MreC, with translation MCNSSNIFFKYKFIILFFILEFIAIYFTFSNQKFVCDGSNFLFGKIYETIYELKKYFLLETENKQLLEENKRLHRESIFSKITKISNDYTKVNEEYLQQYTYTPVQIINNNIHKQENYMIINKGELDGVKVDMGLILPNGIAGIIVKTTPNFSTAISLLNLKIKLNVRLKRDKNFGTLTWDGNDYKYLILYDIPKYSSIKIGDIVETDGKSSTFPEGIPIGRVYSYKLDDGKANFIVKVKIFSDFSTIRNAYLVKNLLKKEWDDLNKDSD, from the coding sequence ATGTGCAATTCTTCTAATATTTTTTTTAAGTATAAATTTATTATTCTATTTTTTATATTAGAGTTTATAGCGATATATTTTACTTTTTCTAATCAAAAATTTGTTTGTGATGGTTCAAATTTTTTATTTGGAAAAATTTATGAAACTATTTATGAATTAAAAAAATATTTTCTATTAGAAACAGAAAATAAACAACTTTTAGAAGAAAATAAAAGGTTACATCGTGAAAGTATTTTTTCTAAAATAACAAAAATATCTAATGATTACACAAAAGTAAATGAAGAATATTTACAACAGTATACCTATACACCAGTACAAATTATAAATAATAATATTCATAAACAAGAAAATTATATGATTATAAATAAGGGTGAATTAGATGGAGTTAAAGTAGATATGGGATTAATATTACCTAATGGAATTGCAGGGATAATAGTAAAAACTACGCCTAATTTTAGCACTGCTATTTCTTTACTTAATTTAAAAATAAAATTAAATGTTAGATTAAAAAGAGATAAAAATTTTGGAACTTTAACTTGGGATGGTAATGATTATAAATATTTAATTTTATATGACATTCCTAAATATTCTTCTATAAAAATAGGAGATATTGTAGAAACTGATGGTAAATCTTCTACTTTTCCAGAAGGAATTCCTATTGGAAGAGTTTATTCTTATAAGTTAGATGATGGAAAAGCAAATTTTATAGTAAAAGTTAAAATATTTTCCGATTTTTCTACTATTAGAAATGCTTATCTTGTTAAAAATCTATTAAAAAAAGAATGGGACGATCTTAATAAAGATTCGGATTAA
- the mrdA gene encoding penicillin-binding protein 2 has product MKYLFKFYLLLSVIGLIFTMRLFYIQIYTDKYILNAYNTSIKKEIIIPDRGFIFDRNKKLLVFNKPIYELIVIPILLEKNFNVKEFCNLVGIEKSTFFKNLEKARSYSKYLPSIFIPLIPKEKFASIQEKLYKYKGFDWTKRSIRDYKVESSINVLGYTGEVTKKDIKRESNYYQIGDFIGWTGVEKYYEKILRGKKGIKYWLRDRNGVIIDSYNHQKNNIKAVSGSDIYLTIDWDLQKYVEKLMIHKKGAVVAIDPNNGEILSLVSSPVSDPNLFVGKNRSKEFKKLIKDVDKPLLDRATQAKYSPASTFKLLVGLSGLHMGVINDKTHFSCHNGFRYGKKRIRCKSRIHGIPIDIKTAIAVSCNNYFAQVYKRIIEKYPKNLTKSVNEWSDIVKSFGFGKNFSNDLTSKEKGIIPTGDYYNKKYGEKKWNAMTIISNSIGQGEINVTPIQLANLSCIMANKGFFYTPHIVRSIDKNLTSFYKKAKYTKVKNNKYFNSIINGMEKVFLIGTGRSFKYPSIRMAGKTGTSQNFIYFNKKMISLPDHSIFILFAPVEHPKIAISVVIENGGFGSNIAGPLASLVAEQYINHNINRKNLEEKIVKSDLQKIYNSIARIKKLKNSYGKNSFNKKKEKLY; this is encoded by the coding sequence TTGAAGTACTTATTTAAATTTTATCTATTATTAAGTGTTATAGGTTTAATTTTTACAATGAGATTATTCTATATACAAATATATACAGATAAATATATATTAAATGCTTATAATACTTCTATAAAGAAAGAAATTATTATTCCAGATAGAGGTTTTATTTTCGATAGAAATAAAAAATTATTGGTATTTAATAAACCAATTTATGAGTTAATAGTGATTCCAATACTCCTAGAGAAAAATTTTAATGTTAAAGAATTTTGTAATCTAGTAGGTATTGAAAAAAGTACTTTTTTTAAAAATTTAGAAAAAGCTAGATCTTATTCAAAATATTTACCTTCTATATTTATACCTCTTATTCCAAAAGAAAAATTTGCATCTATACAAGAAAAATTATACAAATATAAAGGATTTGATTGGACCAAACGTTCTATTAGAGATTATAAAGTAGAAAGTTCTATTAATGTTTTAGGATATACCGGGGAAGTTACTAAAAAAGATATAAAAAGAGAATCCAATTATTATCAAATAGGAGATTTTATTGGTTGGACAGGGGTTGAAAAATATTATGAGAAAATTTTAAGAGGTAAAAAAGGCATAAAATATTGGTTAAGGGATAGAAATGGAGTTATTATAGATAGTTATAACCATCAAAAGAATAATATTAAAGCTGTGAGTGGTAGTGATATTTATTTGACTATAGATTGGGATTTACAAAAATATGTGGAAAAACTTATGATTCATAAAAAGGGTGCGGTAGTCGCTATAGATCCAAATAATGGTGAAATATTATCTTTAGTTTCTAGTCCTGTAAGTGATCCCAATTTATTTGTAGGAAAAAATAGATCTAAAGAATTTAAAAAATTAATAAAAGATGTAGATAAACCATTATTAGATAGGGCTACACAAGCTAAATATTCTCCGGCTTCTACATTTAAATTATTAGTAGGATTATCTGGATTACATATGGGTGTTATTAATGATAAAACGCATTTTTCATGTCATAATGGTTTTAGATATGGTAAAAAAAGAATTCGTTGTAAATCTAGAATTCATGGGATTCCTATTGATATAAAAACTGCAATAGCTGTTTCTTGTAATAATTATTTTGCACAAGTTTATAAACGTATCATAGAAAAATATCCTAAAAATTTAACAAAAAGTGTTAATGAATGGAGTGACATTGTTAAAAGTTTTGGTTTTGGAAAAAATTTTTCTAACGATTTAACTTCTAAAGAAAAAGGTATAATCCCTACTGGAGATTATTATAACAAGAAATATGGAGAAAAAAAATGGAATGCTATGACTATTATCTCCAATAGTATTGGACAAGGTGAAATAAACGTAACTCCTATTCAATTAGCCAATTTATCTTGTATAATGGCAAATAAAGGTTTTTTCTATACTCCTCATATTGTAAGAAGTATAGATAAAAATTTAACATCTTTTTATAAAAAAGCAAAATACACTAAAGTGAAAAACAATAAATATTTTAATTCCATAATTAATGGAATGGAAAAGGTATTTTTAATTGGAACTGGAAGGAGTTTTAAATATCCTAGTATTAGAATGGCCGGAAAAACAGGTACTTCTCAAAATTTTATTTATTTTAACAAGAAAATGATATCTCTTCCTGATCATTCAATTTTTATTTTATTTGCCCCTGTAGAACATCCTAAAATAGCAATTTCTGTAGTTATAGAAAATGGTGGTTTTGGATCAAATATTGCCGGACCATTAGCCAGTCTTGTTGCTGAGCAATATATCAATCATAATATAAACAGAAAAAATTTGGAAGAAAAAATTGTAAAATCGGATTTACAAAAAATATATAATTCTATTGCTAGAATAAAAAAATTAAAAAATTCTTATGGAAAAAATTCTTTTAATAAGAAGAAGGAGAAATTATATTAA
- the truA gene encoding tRNA pseudouridine(38-40) synthase TruA translates to MRFFIELSYNGKDFYGWQIQKKVNTIEEKLEYCLSKILRNPINLIGASRTDKGVHAKQMFAHFDYYDKNNIDFNTLKNRVNIFLPNSIKILNIFPVKKNVHARFDAIKRIYQYHITCKKNPFNQNLSWYCFYSLNIKKMNIASKKLLDYKDFSAFCKKIQKNKNNNCKIYRAFWYRKKESIYFTIEANRFLRSMVRSIIGTIIDVGRNKISIDDFVKIIESKNFRLCSPLVPPYGLFLSKIIYPKDIFL, encoded by the coding sequence TTGAGATTTTTTATCGAATTATCTTATAATGGAAAAGATTTTTATGGATGGCAAATACAAAAAAAAGTAAATACAATAGAAGAAAAATTGGAATATTGTTTATCAAAAATTTTGCGTAATCCAATAAATTTAATAGGAGCTAGTAGAACAGATAAAGGCGTTCACGCTAAACAAATGTTTGCGCATTTTGATTATTATGATAAAAACAATATTGATTTTAATACTCTAAAAAATAGAGTAAATATTTTTTTACCTAATTCTATAAAAATATTAAATATTTTTCCAGTAAAAAAAAATGTTCATGCAAGATTTGATGCAATAAAAAGAATATACCAATATCATATTACATGCAAAAAAAATCCTTTTAATCAAAATTTATCATGGTATTGCTTTTATTCATTAAATATAAAAAAAATGAATATAGCTTCAAAAAAGCTATTAGATTATAAAGATTTTAGTGCTTTTTGTAAAAAAATTCAAAAAAATAAAAATAATAATTGTAAAATTTATCGTGCTTTTTGGTATAGAAAAAAAGAATCAATTTATTTTACAATTGAAGCTAATAGATTTTTAAGATCTATGGTACGATCCATTATAGGTACCATTATTGATGTTGGTAGAAATAAAATTTCTATAGATGATTTTGTAAAAATTATAGAATCAAAAAATTTTAGATTATGTAGTCCTTTAGTTCCACCATACGGATTATTTCTTTCAAAAATTATCTATCCAAAAGATATTTTTTTATGA
- the rodA gene encoding rod shape-determining protein RodA: MEKILLIRRRRNYINNIDWFIIIIYFIITFFGYINLYSVSIEKAEKQLIWIFISFISILIIFSFKPIYYKNFSILFFIITLLLLIGVFFFGKEINGSKSWYIIGPINFQPSELAKISTSLVIANLLNKYSLNNRKIFFIILLILILPSFLIFKQPDPGSSIIFSSFFLTLYREGLSIIFILYCIFFILLFILPLLKISYSIIISFLFLFLFIIFITKKKKKIFDYFYYIILFIIFSSFSVISPFILKKVLKPHHINRISILFQNEFDKKYRNDIGYNLLYSKTAIGSGKIFGKGFHKGTLTKGRFVPEQHTDYIFCTVGEEWGFLGSVILIIFYLLFIGRIYFLSEKQKDPFGRILGYSVGNIILIHFFINLGMAMGLFPTIGIVLPFFSYGGSSFLSFTILFFLFLRIDAFNQSNYRL, translated from the coding sequence ATGGAAAAAATTCTTTTAATAAGAAGAAGGAGAAATTATATTAATAATATAGATTGGTTTATTATAATAATATATTTCATAATAACATTTTTTGGTTATATAAATTTATATTCTGTTTCTATTGAAAAAGCGGAAAAACAATTAATATGGATATTTATTAGTTTTATTTCTATATTAATTATTTTTTCATTTAAACCCATTTATTATAAAAATTTTTCTATATTATTTTTTATAATAACTTTATTATTACTAATAGGAGTTTTCTTTTTTGGAAAAGAAATTAATGGATCGAAATCTTGGTATATAATAGGTCCTATAAATTTTCAACCATCTGAATTAGCTAAAATATCTACATCTTTAGTTATTGCTAACTTATTGAATAAGTATAGTTTAAACAATAGAAAAATTTTTTTTATTATTTTATTAATACTTATTTTACCTTCATTTTTAATATTTAAGCAACCTGATCCTGGTTCTTCTATAATTTTTTCTTCTTTTTTTTTGACTTTGTATAGAGAAGGATTATCAATAATATTTATATTATATTGTATTTTTTTCATATTGTTATTTATACTTCCTCTATTAAAAATATCATATTCTATAATTATTTCATTTTTATTTTTATTTTTATTTATTATTTTTATAACGAAAAAAAAAAAAAAAATTTTTGATTATTTTTATTACATAATTTTATTTATAATTTTTTCTTCTTTTTCCGTTATTTCTCCATTTATTTTAAAAAAAGTATTAAAACCACATCATATAAATAGAATAAGTATTTTATTTCAAAATGAATTTGATAAAAAATATAGAAATGATATAGGATATAATTTATTATATTCTAAAACTGCTATTGGATCTGGAAAAATTTTTGGAAAAGGATTTCATAAGGGAACATTGACTAAGGGTAGGTTTGTTCCAGAACAACATACTGATTATATTTTTTGTACAGTCGGTGAAGAATGGGGTTTTTTGGGTAGTGTTATTTTAATAATTTTTTATTTATTATTTATTGGTAGGATTTACTTTTTATCTGAAAAACAAAAAGATCCTTTTGGAAGAATTTTGGGATATTCAGTAGGAAATATTATACTTATTCATTTCTTTATAAATCTAGGAATGGCAATGGGGTTATTTCCTACAATAGGAATCGTTCTGCCATTTTTTAGTTATGGTGGATCATCTTTTTTATCTTTTACTATATTATTTTTTTTATTTCTTAGAATAGATGCATTTAATCAATCTAATTATAGATTATAA
- a CDS encoding rod shape-determining protein codes for MELAINFMKNFFSQGIAIDLGTANTLIMYDDKVVVDLPSIIAIDVRTKRILAVGEEAKQMQGKTHESIKIYKPLKDGVIADYQIAELMIKEFIKKIPGINNKIFTPSLTMVICIPSGITEVEKRAVKDSAQHLNAKEVYLIEEPMAAAIGSGISVTKAEGNMIIDIGGGTTECGVIALGGIVCRKSIKIAGDVFNNDIAYFLRSKYNLYIGERTAERIKIKIGAVMDSIDPIPEDIHIRGIDLTTGKPKEMNISYKETIPALDKSILRIEDAVMETLSKTPPELAADIYKTGIYMAGGGALLRGLDTRISNKTGLSVFLVEDPLRSVVKGTGVALKNIDKFTFLMK; via the coding sequence ATGGAATTAGCTATAAATTTTATGAAGAATTTTTTTTCTCAAGGAATAGCAATAGATTTAGGAACTGCAAATACACTAATAATGTATGATGATAAGGTGGTAGTTGATTTACCTTCAATAATTGCTATAGATGTTAGAACAAAAAGAATTTTAGCAGTGGGAGAAGAAGCAAAACAAATGCAAGGTAAAACACATGAAAGTATTAAAATATATAAACCGTTAAAAGATGGAGTGATTGCAGATTATCAAATAGCAGAATTAATGATAAAAGAATTTATAAAAAAAATTCCCGGAATAAACAATAAAATTTTTACACCATCATTAACTATGGTTATTTGTATTCCATCTGGTATCACAGAGGTAGAAAAAAGAGCAGTTAAAGATTCTGCTCAACATTTAAATGCTAAAGAAGTTTATTTAATAGAAGAACCAATGGCAGCCGCTATTGGTTCTGGAATATCAGTAACTAAAGCAGAAGGGAATATGATTATTGATATAGGTGGTGGAACCACAGAATGTGGAGTAATCGCTTTAGGTGGAATAGTATGTAGAAAATCGATAAAAATTGCCGGGGATGTTTTTAATAATGATATAGCATATTTTTTACGTAGTAAATATAATTTATATATAGGGGAAAGGACCGCTGAAAGAATTAAAATAAAAATAGGAGCCGTAATGGATTCTATTGATCCTATTCCTGAAGATATTCATATAAGAGGAATAGATTTAACCACTGGAAAACCTAAAGAAATGAATATTTCTTATAAAGAAACGATCCCAGCACTTGATAAGTCAATTTTAAGGATTGAAGATGCTGTTATGGAGACATTGTCTAAAACTCCCCCAGAATTAGCAGCAGATATTTATAAAACTGGAATTTATATGGCTGGAGGAGGAGCTTTATTGAGAGGATTAGATACAAGAATATCTAATAAAACCGGTTTATCTGTTTTTTTAGTTGAAGATCCATTAAGATCTGTAGTAAAAGGGACAGGAGTAGCGTTAAAAAATATTGATAAATTTACTTTTTTAATGAAATAA
- a CDS encoding malate dehydrogenase has product MKVTIIGSGNVGSSCATFLAKKNIVREIVLIDIKPKISEGKSLDISQMISIIDSSTKINGYTNDYTKSENSEIIVITCGITRKPGMSRDDLVNTNSKIIRSVVNNSIKLSPNAKFIVVSNPLDVMTYITYMTAKINPYKIIGMAGILDSARYCYFLSKKINVSPVNIQTLLLGGHGDTMVPLYRYTTISGIPIKEFISEEDNQEIIEMTKYAGASIVNYLGTSAWIAPSMSIVKMIESILTNSRNIYCCSSFLKGEYNLKNIFLGVPIILGKNGVEKIIELQLNKNELYLLHKSAYQINNILEKIKL; this is encoded by the coding sequence ATGAAGGTTACTATTATTGGATCGGGAAATGTTGGTTCTTCTTGTGCTACTTTTTTAGCTAAAAAAAATATAGTCAGAGAAATTGTACTTATAGATATTAAGCCAAAAATTTCTGAAGGAAAAAGTTTAGATATATCACAAATGATTTCTATTATAGATTCTAGTACAAAAATAAATGGATATACAAACGATTATACAAAATCAGAAAATTCTGAAATAATAGTTATTACTTGTGGAATAACTAGAAAACCCGGAATGAGTCGTGATGATTTAGTGAATACTAATTCTAAAATTATAAGGTCTGTTGTAAATAATTCTATAAAATTATCTCCTAATGCTAAGTTTATAGTTGTTTCTAATCCATTAGATGTAATGACATATATTACTTATATGACAGCTAAAATAAATCCTTATAAAATAATAGGGATGGCAGGAATTTTAGATTCTGCAAGATATTGTTATTTCTTATCTAAAAAAATAAATGTATCTCCTGTTAATATTCAAACTTTATTATTAGGTGGACATGGAGATACCATGGTACCTTTATATAGATATACTACTATTTCTGGAATTCCCATTAAAGAATTTATATCAGAAGAAGATAATCAAGAAATTATTGAAATGACTAAATACGCAGGAGCAAGTATAGTTAATTATTTAGGAACTTCTGCCTGGATAGCACCATCAATGTCTATTGTAAAAATGATTGAATCTATTTTAACAAATTCTAGAAATATATATTGTTGTTCTTCTTTCTTAAAGGGAGAATATAATTTAAAAAATATTTTTTTAGGGGTCCCAATAATTTTAGGAAAAAATGGAGTTGAAAAAATTATAGAATTACAATTAAATAAGAATGAATTATATTTATTACATAAATCTGCATATCAGATAAATAATATTTTAGAAAAAATAAAATTATAA
- the folK gene encoding 2-amino-4-hydroxy-6-hydroxymethyldihydropteridine diphosphokinase, translating to MKKHFTYLLAGSNQGDRKNYINYSLELISKKIGTITKKSSYFESQAWNMKKNTPNFLNRIFRVSTILSPMNLLKMILNIEYLIIKKKKNPKNIFYENRKIDIDILFYDQLIINSSNLIIPHKLLHFRKFVLFPMCEINPNKLHPIFNMNMLEILGTCSDILWVKKI from the coding sequence TTGAAAAAACATTTTACTTATTTATTAGCAGGAAGCAATCAAGGTGATAGAAAAAATTATATTAATTATTCTTTAGAATTGATCTCCAAAAAAATTGGAACAATAACTAAAAAATCTTCATACTTTGAAAGTCAAGCATGGAATATGAAAAAAAACACCCCAAATTTTTTGAATAGAATTTTCCGTGTAAGTACAATTTTATCACCAATGAATTTATTGAAAATGATATTAAATATAGAATATTTAATAATCAAAAAAAAAAAAAATCCAAAAAATATTTTTTATGAAAATAGAAAAATAGATATAGATATACTATTTTATGATCAATTAATTATAAATTCAAGTAACTTGATTATTCCACATAAGTTATTACATTTTAGGAAATTTGTACTTTTTCCAATGTGTGAAATCAATCCAAATAAATTACATCCTATATTTAATATGAATATGCTAGAAATATTAGGAACATGTTCAGATATATTATGGGTCAAAAAAATATAA
- a CDS encoding Rid family detoxifying hydrolase, with protein sequence MNFKKNSISKDIPIHGPYSSYVLIKNFLFISGQIGINIKSGKLISSSIEKETTQIMYNIKIILLKNRMDFDNIVKSTIFLKKMDDFDKVNKVYSEFFSRKKQYPARETVQVSGLPKKANIEISMIGYHHN encoded by the coding sequence ATGAATTTTAAAAAAAATTCTATATCAAAAGATATTCCTATTCATGGGCCGTATAGTTCATATGTTTTGATAAAAAATTTCCTTTTTATATCTGGACAAATTGGAATCAATATAAAATCCGGAAAATTAATTTCTTCTTCGATTGAAAAAGAAACTACACAAATAATGTACAACATCAAAATTATACTATTAAAAAATAGGATGGATTTTGATAATATTGTTAAATCTACAATTTTTTTAAAAAAAATGGATGATTTTGATAAAGTTAACAAAGTATATTCTGAATTTTTCAGTAGAAAAAAACAATATCCTGCAAGAGAAACTGTACAAGTTTCGGGATTACCTAAAAAAGCTAATATAGAAATATCTATGATAGGTTATCATCATAATTAA
- a CDS encoding ABC transporter ATP-binding protein, translated as MKNNLKKFIEFILDYKLILILIIIISILNSFISSYRPKLIQEIIDYHIIYKDLLGFQKILVISIFFLFLESFLNFVLLYLSNILSQNIISNIRILLFNKLIHFKNYFFNKNPVGKIISYCISDIETISVIFNDGILLISGDIIKIVMIIIMMYTINHLLSIIILLIIPVIYIITRFFQKRLKNTFHEERRHNSHLNSFIQENIIGMFIIQIFHKEKEKYLEFKSINYKLMNAHIKTVFYFSIFFPLVELISAIMISIVIFYGGIYAIKKEIQPGEIIAFIFFIYLLFRPVRQIADRFNLIQRGLVGIERIFYILNNNDHHSEKLEYKNKLFFKRIKGFITFNNVYYYYPNNKKKLILNRISFKIKPGEKIAIIGDTGSGKSTIAHLISRFYELKKGNIYIDGFSIKKIDLRNLRFHIRFIPQNIFLFNDSILNNITLGNPLINFNSVKNMAKKIGIHDFIKSFPNGYQYVVKERGELLSTGEKQLISFLRIQMHPYSILILDESTASLNNKLEKIIQNAINFIVKQKTSIIITHKISTLTNVDKILLLKKGNIIEYESHNDLIKLNKYHKNDTISFLD; from the coding sequence ATGAAAAATAATTTAAAAAAATTCATAGAATTTATTTTAGATTATAAATTAATTTTAATATTAATAATTATTATATCTATATTGAATTCTTTTATATCATCTTATAGACCAAAATTAATACAAGAAATTATAGATTATCATATTATTTATAAAGATCTATTAGGATTTCAAAAAATATTAGTGATTAGTATATTTTTTCTTTTTTTAGAAAGTTTTTTAAATTTTGTATTATTATATCTTTCTAATATTTTATCTCAAAATATTATTTCAAACATAAGAATATTATTATTCAACAAATTAATACATTTTAAAAATTACTTTTTTAACAAAAATCCAGTAGGAAAAATAATTTCTTATTGTATTTCAGATATAGAAACTATAAGTGTTATATTTAATGATGGAATACTTTTAATATCTGGAGATATAATTAAAATTGTAATGATCATTATAATGATGTATACTATCAATCATTTATTATCAATTATAATATTATTAATTATTCCTGTTATATATATAATAACCAGATTTTTTCAAAAAAGACTTAAAAATACTTTTCATGAAGAAAGAAGACATAATTCTCATTTAAATAGTTTTATTCAAGAAAATATAATAGGAATGTTTATTATACAAATCTTTCATAAAGAAAAAGAAAAATATTTAGAATTTAAATCAATCAATTATAAATTGATGAATGCTCATATTAAAACAGTTTTTTATTTTTCTATTTTTTTTCCATTAGTAGAACTTATTTCTGCAATAATGATAAGTATAGTAATTTTTTATGGAGGAATTTATGCAATAAAAAAAGAAATCCAACCAGGAGAAATAATAGCTTTTATTTTTTTTATTTATTTACTTTTTAGACCAGTCCGGCAAATAGCAGATAGATTTAATCTTATTCAAAGAGGATTAGTAGGAATAGAAAGAATATTTTATATATTAAATAATAATGATCATCATTCTGAAAAATTAGAATATAAAAATAAACTTTTTTTTAAAAGAATTAAAGGATTTATTACATTTAATAATGTATATTATTATTATCCAAATAATAAGAAAAAATTAATATTAAATAGAATTTCTTTCAAAATAAAACCAGGTGAAAAAATAGCTATAATAGGTGATACAGGATCTGGAAAATCAACAATTGCTCATTTAATTTCTAGATTTTATGAATTAAAAAAAGGAAATATATATATAGATGGATTTTCTATAAAAAAAATTGATTTAAGAAATTTAAGATTTCATATAAGATTTATTCCCCAAAATATTTTCTTATTTAATGATTCTATTTTAAATAATATAACATTAGGTAATCCTTTAATAAATTTTAATTCGGTCAAAAATATGGCAAAAAAAATTGGAATACATGATTTTATAAAATCATTTCCAAATGGTTATCAATATGTAGTAAAAGAAAGGGGAGAATTATTATCTACTGGAGAAAAACAGCTAATTTCCTTTTTAAGAATTCAAATGCATCCTTATTCAATACTAATTCTTGATGAATCTACTGCTTCATTAAATAATAAACTAGAGAAAATAATTCAAAATGCTATTAATTTTATAGTTAAACAAAAAACATCTATTATTATAACTCATAAAATTTCAACATTAACAAATGTTGATAAAATACTTCTTCTTAAAAAAGGAAATATTATAGAATATGAATCACATAATGATTTAATAAAATTAAATAAATATCATAAAAATGATACTATTTCTTTTTTAGATTAA
- a CDS encoding thiamine diphosphokinase, with amino-acid sequence MNINHRYQGPEIELFLNGNPPIFNKNFYNKNKKIFAVDGAYNYLKKNKIKVDYFSGDFDSFPYLNKGKISVKKCIFETFNQQKTDFEKALNIIFHKGYFNINVWGASGKEQDHFLGNISVALKYKNELSIIFYDKYYSYFFLQKKSNFFVKKNKIISLFPFPKVMGLRTNGLKYSTKYMKMEIGKDIGIRNKSIKEKIEISYKSGNILIFIEK; translated from the coding sequence ATGAATATTAATCATCGTTATCAAGGACCGGAAATAGAACTATTTCTTAATGGAAATCCACCAATTTTTAATAAAAATTTTTACAATAAAAATAAAAAAATTTTTGCCGTGGATGGTGCATATAATTACTTAAAAAAAAATAAAATTAAAGTAGATTATTTTAGCGGTGATTTTGATTCTTTTCCTTATTTAAACAAGGGAAAAATTTCTGTAAAAAAATGTATTTTTGAAACTTTTAATCAACAAAAAACTGATTTTGAAAAAGCTTTGAACATTATTTTTCATAAAGGTTATTTTAATATAAATGTTTGGGGAGCTAGTGGAAAAGAACAAGATCATTTTTTAGGTAATATTTCTGTAGCATTAAAATATAAAAATGAATTATCTATAATATTTTATGATAAATATTATTCATATTTTTTTCTTCAAAAAAAATCTAATTTTTTCGTAAAAAAAAATAAAATAATATCTCTTTTTCCATTTCCAAAAGTTATGGGATTAAGAACTAATGGATTAAAATATTCTACAAAATATATGAAAATGGAAATCGGAAAAGATATTGGAATAAGAAATAAATCTATAAAAGAAAAAATAGAAATATCATATAAAAGTGGAAATATTTTAATTTTTATAGAAAAATAA